Proteins encoded in a region of the bacterium genome:
- the hflK gene encoding FtsH protease activity modulator HflK — protein sequence MIQRGVIVLLVVVAALTSFYTVGPEETGLVLRFGKYVHATEPGLHFKLPYGIERVMKVPIQRQLKEEFGFRTVRAGVQSQYSTRPYADESNILTGDLNAAVVEWVVQYRVVDPYRYLFRVRNVGDTFRDMTEAVMRQVVGDRTVNEVLTIGRAEVALRVQSHLQELCDQYETGIKVEQVVLQDVNPPDPVKPSFNEVNEAQQEMSRLINQAQSEYNKVVPRARGEAQQTIQEAEGYRMERVNHARGDSARFVALFEAYRRAPEVTRKRIYLETMSEVLPKVRNKVIVDGDLKSVLPLLDLGRAKGGER from the coding sequence ATGATACAGCGCGGCGTGATCGTGCTGCTGGTGGTGGTGGCCGCGCTGACCAGTTTCTACACGGTCGGGCCCGAGGAGACGGGCCTGGTCCTGCGCTTCGGCAAGTACGTGCACGCCACCGAGCCAGGCCTGCATTTCAAGCTGCCCTACGGGATCGAACGCGTCATGAAGGTGCCCATCCAGCGCCAGCTCAAGGAGGAATTCGGTTTCCGCACGGTGCGCGCGGGCGTCCAGAGCCAGTATTCGACCCGTCCCTACGCCGACGAGTCGAATATCCTGACCGGCGACCTGAACGCCGCCGTGGTCGAGTGGGTGGTCCAGTACCGGGTGGTCGATCCCTACCGCTACCTCTTCCGCGTGCGCAACGTGGGCGACACCTTCCGCGACATGACCGAGGCCGTGATGCGCCAGGTCGTGGGCGACCGCACCGTCAACGAGGTGTTGACAATCGGCCGCGCCGAGGTGGCCCTGCGCGTGCAGAGCCACTTGCAGGAGCTCTGCGACCAGTACGAGACGGGGATCAAGGTCGAGCAGGTGGTCCTGCAGGACGTGAACCCGCCCGATCCCGTGAAGCCCTCCTTCAACGAGGTCAACGAGGCCCAGCAGGAGATGTCCCGCCTCATCAACCAGGCCCAGAGCGAGTACAACAAGGTGGTGCCGCGCGCCCGCGGCGAGGCCCAGCAGACCATCCAGGAGGCCGAGGGCTACCGGATGGAGCGCGTCAACCACGCCCGCGGCGACAGCGCCCGCTTCGTGGCGCTCTTCGAGGCCTACCGTCGCGCGCCCGAGGTCACGCGCAAGCGCATCTACCTCGAGACCATGAGCGAGGTTTTGCCCAAGGTGCGGAACAAGGTGATCGTCGACGGGGACCTGAAGTCGGTGCTGCCGCTGCTCGACCTGGGCAGGGCGAAGGGAGGTGAGCGGTGA
- the hflC gene encoding protease modulator HflC, translating to MKIGMGIIIVILLLVFANTFYVVKETEQIIITQFGKPVGDPVNTPGLKVKVPFIQTAHRFDRRFLEWDGDPNQLPTKDKRFIWVNTYARWRITDPLLFFQRLRDERGAHSRLDDILDGETRNAIANYEVVEVVRSTNREPERSNLVAEEQVVLDDIRHGREKIRMEILTNAQNRTSDLGIEILDIQFKRINYVDEVQRKVYERMIAERRRIADRFRSEGEGEASRISGEKDRDLLRIQSEAYRTAEEIRGDADATATGIYAAAFNRSAESRNFYEFLKTMESYPATLDENSTLVLSTDGEFYKFLTATDGR from the coding sequence ATGAAGATCGGCATGGGCATCATCATCGTCATCCTGTTGTTGGTCTTCGCCAACACGTTCTACGTGGTCAAGGAGACCGAGCAGATCATCATCACCCAGTTCGGCAAGCCGGTGGGGGACCCCGTCAACACGCCGGGCCTCAAGGTGAAGGTGCCGTTCATCCAGACGGCCCACCGCTTCGATCGGCGGTTCCTTGAGTGGGACGGCGATCCCAACCAGCTGCCGACCAAGGACAAGCGCTTCATCTGGGTCAATACCTACGCGCGCTGGCGCATAACCGACCCGTTGCTCTTCTTCCAGCGCCTGCGCGACGAGCGCGGCGCCCATTCGCGCCTGGACGACATCCTCGACGGCGAGACGCGCAACGCCATCGCCAATTACGAGGTGGTGGAGGTCGTGCGCTCGACCAACCGGGAGCCCGAGCGCAGCAACCTCGTCGCCGAGGAGCAGGTGGTCCTCGACGATATCCGCCACGGGCGCGAGAAGATCCGCATGGAGATCCTCACCAACGCGCAGAACCGCACCTCGGATCTGGGCATCGAGATCCTCGATATCCAGTTCAAGCGCATCAACTACGTGGACGAGGTGCAGCGCAAGGTCTACGAGCGGATGATCGCCGAGCGCCGGCGCATCGCCGACCGCTTCCGCAGCGAGGGGGAGGGCGAGGCGTCCCGCATCAGCGGCGAGAAGGACCGCGACCTGCTGAGGATCCAGTCCGAGGCCTACCGCACCGCCGAGGAGATCCGCGGCGACGCCGACGCCACGGCGACGGGCATCTACGCCGCCGCCTTCAACCGGTCGGCCGAATCGCGCAACTTCTACGAGTTCCTCAAGACCATGGAGAGCTACCCGGCCACGCTGGACGAGAACAGCACGCTGGTCCTGTCGACAGACGGGGAGTTCTACAAGTTCCTCACCGCGACGGACGGGAGGTAG
- a CDS encoding GAF domain-containing protein encodes MTGESSTARADRYARIAGQLAELFLKTDDPLARMATAVAVLHHKMPHFFWTGFYLLNDDELLVGPYQGSLACAVLEGEEGVCWAGVERGETLIVPDVHAFPGHVDCDARSRSEIVVPLLDAAGEVVGVLDVDSESPDAFGEVDRIGLERIVAMILTDDWQANEPA; translated from the coding sequence ATGACCGGGGAATCGAGCACGGCCCGCGCCGATCGCTACGCGCGCATCGCCGGCCAGCTGGCCGAACTGTTCCTGAAGACCGACGACCCCCTGGCGCGCATGGCCACGGCGGTCGCGGTCCTGCACCACAAGATGCCCCACTTCTTCTGGACGGGCTTCTACCTGCTGAACGACGACGAGCTCCTGGTCGGCCCCTATCAGGGTTCCCTGGCCTGCGCCGTGCTGGAGGGTGAGGAGGGCGTCTGCTGGGCCGGCGTCGAACGCGGCGAGACGCTGATCGTGCCCGACGTGCACGCCTTCCCGGGTCACGTGGACTGCGATGCGCGCTCGCGGAGCGAGATCGTGGTGCCCCTGCTGGACGCGGCGGGCGAGGTGGTCGGCGTTCTCGACGTGGACTCGGAATCGCCGGACGCCTTCGGCGAGGTGGACAGGATCGGCCTCGAGCGCATCGTCGCCATGATCCTCACGGACGACTGGCAGGCTAACGAACCAGCGTGA
- a CDS encoding CPBP family intramembrane metalloprotease: MREIVGYLRLHLRHHAHPGLHLLLAVLLAAAFIYNYGTDFKRTVMNAHPGTWIEIPMYLAFYAVPYGGALLLQAAFTGVPLPRSRRFWIYSSLALVLLALNRTAIALSPALVDGLDLPRSAVRYLEKCLVNLVRAVAFILPLVILRRFWDHEQEDLYGFSRRRFDWKPYLAMLLMMTAPIVWASFQPAFLRTYPIYRPGPVETALGWPTALTYGLHEACYALRFVGVEVFFRGFMVLGLVRWLGRSAILPMVCLYAVWHFGKPMPEALGSVFGGYILGVIAYESRCILGGTAIHMGVALLMNLTALLQLIRR, from the coding sequence TTGCGCGAGATCGTCGGATATCTGCGGCTGCACCTGCGCCATCACGCCCATCCCGGCCTGCACCTGCTGCTCGCGGTCCTGCTGGCCGCGGCCTTCATCTACAACTACGGCACGGACTTCAAGCGCACGGTGATGAACGCCCATCCCGGCACCTGGATCGAGATCCCCATGTACCTAGCCTTCTACGCGGTGCCCTACGGGGGCGCCCTGCTGCTGCAGGCGGCGTTCACGGGCGTTCCCTTGCCCCGATCGCGGCGCTTCTGGATCTATTCCTCCCTGGCGCTGGTCCTGCTGGCCCTGAACCGCACCGCCATCGCGTTGTCGCCGGCGCTGGTGGACGGATTGGACCTGCCGCGATCCGCCGTCCGGTACCTGGAGAAATGCCTGGTCAACCTGGTGCGGGCGGTGGCCTTCATCCTGCCGTTGGTGATCCTGCGACGGTTCTGGGACCACGAACAGGAAGACCTGTACGGCTTCTCGCGCCGTCGTTTCGACTGGAAACCGTATCTGGCCATGCTCCTGATGATGACGGCACCGATCGTCTGGGCCTCGTTCCAGCCCGCGTTCCTGCGGACCTACCCCATCTACCGGCCCGGACCGGTCGAAACGGCCCTGGGCTGGCCGACCGCCCTCACCTACGGCCTGCACGAGGCATGCTACGCCCTGCGCTTCGTGGGCGTGGAGGTGTTCTTCCGCGGCTTCATGGTCCTCGGGCTGGTGCGCTGGCTGGGCCGCAGCGCGATATTGCCCATGGTCTGCCTCTACGCCGTGTGGCATTTCGGCAAACCCATGCCCGAAGCGCTGGGATCGGTGTTCGGCGGCTACATCCTGGGCGTGATCGCCTACGAGAGCCGCTGCATCCTGGGTGGCACCGCCATCCACATGGGCGTGGCCCTTTTGATGAACCTGACGGCCCTGCTGCAGCTCATCCGGCGTTGA
- a CDS encoding T9SS type A sorting domain-containing protein, with protein MSAFIRRLFVVAVSLAALPALAANVVTVQTVDAEPGDTSVRVDVHAHNEVELLEYFNLLIFDETRLAYVDLVADRGGFWYGYYPTRVEGDHVYVHGWAVDYPDCIDPVAGDPGPPLFHLLFDVLPDAPEGLAALPFGSEGAFDGHWNDCSGYSVTPAPTYHDGGVQVEPTTGVDDGRAVAVAPRAYPNPAAGSTRISFVLPASGRTEIVVYDLAGRRIRTLTAGVMAAGPHGVPWDGADETGRPAPAGVYFCRVRSAAGTAVDKIMLVR; from the coding sequence ATGAGTGCTTTCATCAGACGCCTGTTCGTCGTCGCCGTCTCGCTCGCCGCTCTGCCGGCTCTCGCCGCCAACGTGGTGACGGTGCAGACCGTGGACGCGGAACCGGGCGACACATCCGTCCGGGTGGACGTCCATGCCCACAACGAGGTCGAGCTGCTCGAGTACTTCAACCTGCTGATCTTCGACGAGACCAGGCTCGCCTACGTCGACCTGGTGGCCGACAGGGGAGGGTTCTGGTACGGCTACTACCCCACCCGCGTCGAGGGCGACCACGTCTACGTGCACGGTTGGGCCGTCGATTATCCCGACTGCATCGACCCGGTCGCCGGCGATCCCGGACCGCCCCTCTTCCATCTGCTCTTCGACGTTCTGCCGGACGCGCCGGAGGGACTGGCCGCGCTGCCCTTCGGCAGCGAGGGGGCGTTCGACGGCCACTGGAACGACTGCTCTGGCTACTCGGTGACGCCGGCGCCGACCTATCACGACGGCGGCGTGCAGGTCGAGCCGACCACCGGCGTGGACGACGGCCGGGCCGTCGCGGTCGCGCCCCGCGCCTACCCCAATCCGGCGGCGGGCAGCACGCGGATCAGCTTCGTCCTGCCGGCGTCGGGCCGCACGGAGATCGTGGTCTACGACCTGGCGGGCCGGCGCATCCGGACCCTGACCGCGGGCGTGATGGCCGCCGGTCCCCACGGCGTGCCATGGGACGGCGCCGACGAGACGGGCCGGCCGGCTCCCGCCGGCGTCTACTTCTGCCGGGTGCGCTCCGCGGCGGGCACGGCGGTCGATAAGATCATGCTGGTCCGTTAG
- a CDS encoding GAF domain-containing protein, which produces MIDPRHDDRSDVGRLRATNEALRTINALTDELYRAPNLETLARRAVTSLMLYSESPSVSFFLYHGTTGELELLHARKFTEETTAVIRMHPTRGTLSGRAVSTREVVVCGNMQTEPTLSPSLREASRREGVGCGISIPLLFEDRALGAINLIFHGPRDVSAAERDILRSIGQTVGLAVANALYVARIETEIRQRRLAEAELQRHHDHLEELVADRTAELARARDRAEESDRLKSVFLAAISHELRTPLNSILGFTTTVSSEMAGPVNEEQARQLGFVRASADHLLSVINDLLDLSQMEAGRMEPVPEPIDLSTLIDQTISTVEPLACDKGLTVRADCGKERCTIVSDRRRVAQVLLNLADNAVKFSSAGEILIRCRCGERSARIEVIDPGIGIAPEDLGSLFKPFSQLDAIASRSYAGTGLGLSISKRLVELLGGEIGVESEPGRGSAFHFTLPR; this is translated from the coding sequence ATGATCGATCCTCGACACGACGACAGGAGCGACGTGGGTCGTCTGCGCGCCACCAACGAGGCGCTGCGGACGATCAACGCCCTGACCGACGAGCTGTACCGCGCGCCGAACCTCGAGACGCTCGCGCGACGCGCGGTCACGTCCCTGATGCTGTACAGCGAATCCCCCTCGGTGAGCTTCTTCCTCTACCACGGGACCACCGGCGAGCTGGAGCTGCTCCATGCGCGCAAGTTCACCGAGGAGACCACCGCGGTCATCCGCATGCACCCCACGCGGGGCACGCTCAGCGGCCGCGCGGTGAGCACGCGCGAGGTTGTCGTGTGCGGGAACATGCAGACCGAACCGACCCTCTCCCCGTCCCTGCGCGAGGCCTCCCGGCGGGAGGGCGTCGGCTGCGGCATCTCGATCCCCCTGCTCTTCGAGGACCGCGCCCTGGGCGCCATCAACCTGATCTTCCACGGTCCCCGCGACGTGTCGGCGGCGGAAAGGGACATCCTGCGCTCCATCGGTCAGACCGTCGGTCTGGCCGTGGCGAACGCCCTCTACGTGGCGCGGATCGAGACGGAGATCCGCCAGCGGCGGCTGGCGGAGGCGGAGCTACAACGCCACCACGACCATCTCGAGGAGCTGGTGGCCGACCGCACCGCCGAGCTGGCCCGGGCCCGCGACCGAGCCGAGGAGTCGGACCGCCTCAAGTCGGTGTTCCTGGCCGCCATCTCCCACGAGCTGCGCACGCCGCTGAATTCCATCCTCGGCTTCACGACCACGGTGTCGAGCGAGATGGCCGGTCCCGTCAACGAGGAGCAGGCCCGGCAACTGGGCTTCGTGCGCGCCAGCGCCGATCACCTGCTGTCGGTGATCAACGACCTGCTCGACCTCTCGCAGATGGAAGCCGGCAGGATGGAGCCGGTGCCGGAACCGATCGACCTGTCCACCCTGATCGACCAGACGATCAGCACCGTGGAGCCGCTGGCTTGCGACAAGGGCCTGACCGTCCGCGCCGACTGCGGCAAGGAGCGTTGCACTATCGTCAGCGACCGGCGGCGCGTGGCCCAGGTGCTGTTGAACCTTGCGGACAACGCCGTGAAGTTCTCGTCCGCGGGGGAAATCCTCATCCGCTGCCGGTGCGGCGAACGGTCGGCGCGCATCGAGGTGATCGATCCGGGGATCGGCATCGCCCCGGAGGATCTGGGCAGCCTGTTCAAACCCTTCTCGCAACTGGACGCGATCGCCTCGCGCAGCTACGCAGGGACGGGGCTGGGCCTGTCCATCAGCAAGCGCCTGGTGGAGCTGCTCGGGGGGGAAATCGGCGTCGAGAGCGAACCGGGGCGCGGCAGCGCCTTCCACTTCACGCTGCCGCGGTGA
- a CDS encoding glycosyltransferase family 2 protein yields MSERPRLSICMIVRDEESMLPGLLKSVAGLWDELCVVDTGSVDGTIGLLAAAGAATRRMAWRDDFAAARNASLDMAGGDWIVFLDADERVSPELAASVRGLLDDDAAGAATVLLRDELPHGHRRESRLLRLFRRDPSIRFVHDIHEDPTASVRAYLARTGRELRRLEGVLEHLGYVRDVAAARDKRHRDLRLLERCVAENPRDWYSRYKILEQARFWNDREAWRTAADATVRAFDAAGTAALTDFPFLGDLTVLTAQGLHDDPRRELAWLERWRALAGRSPEYRLRRGVLLEASGRGDEAASEFGACLDLTSAHLAQNVTVRPLLGLCRLAAAAGDLAGALGLAERALDHNARDPEGLLAAVSFAGTGGVLPDFIARHRQRRGESLELAQALLVYGEIETARNMACRLSARWPAASLGVLVCDLIGGRDSDLAVDLGRAEADAALEQWLTALWRSRRTDLMRAFAENASTATDAFPWLPAWLESQTAAPTHA; encoded by the coding sequence ATGTCCGAGCGGCCGCGCCTGTCCATCTGCATGATCGTCCGGGACGAGGAGTCGATGCTGCCCGGCCTGCTGAAAAGCGTGGCCGGACTCTGGGACGAGCTCTGCGTCGTGGACACCGGGTCGGTCGACGGCACGATCGGGCTGCTGGCGGCGGCGGGGGCCGCCACGAGACGCATGGCCTGGCGCGACGATTTCGCCGCCGCGCGCAACGCCAGCCTGGACATGGCCGGCGGCGACTGGATCGTCTTCCTGGACGCGGACGAACGCGTGTCCCCGGAACTGGCCGCCTCGGTGCGCGGCCTGCTGGACGACGACGCGGCAGGCGCCGCGACAGTCCTGCTGCGGGACGAATTGCCCCACGGGCACAGGCGCGAGTCGCGTCTGCTGCGCCTCTTCCGGCGCGACCCCTCCATCCGCTTCGTCCACGACATCCACGAGGATCCAACCGCCTCGGTCCGCGCGTACCTGGCGCGCACCGGTCGCGAGCTGCGCCGGCTCGAAGGCGTGCTGGAACACCTGGGCTACGTGCGCGACGTGGCCGCCGCACGCGACAAGCGGCACCGCGATCTCCGTCTGCTGGAGCGCTGCGTCGCGGAAAACCCCCGGGACTGGTACAGCCGCTACAAGATCCTCGAGCAGGCGCGCTTCTGGAACGATCGCGAGGCGTGGCGGACGGCGGCGGATGCGACCGTGCGGGCCTTCGACGCCGCGGGGACGGCGGCCCTCACGGACTTTCCCTTCCTGGGCGACCTGACCGTCCTGACGGCGCAGGGCCTGCACGACGATCCGCGACGCGAGCTGGCCTGGTTGGAACGCTGGCGCGCACTGGCCGGCCGTTCGCCGGAATACCGTCTGAGACGGGGCGTGCTGCTGGAGGCCAGCGGACGCGGCGACGAGGCCGCATCCGAGTTCGGCGCCTGTCTGGACCTGACCTCGGCGCACCTGGCGCAGAACGTCACGGTGCGGCCCCTGCTGGGGCTGTGCCGCCTCGCGGCGGCGGCGGGCGACCTCGCCGGCGCCCTCGGTCTCGCGGAGCGGGCCCTCGACCACAACGCGCGCGATCCGGAGGGGCTGCTCGCCGCCGTCTCCTTCGCCGGCACCGGCGGCGTCCTGCCCGACTTCATCGCGCGACACAGGCAGCGCCGCGGCGAGAGCCTCGAGCTGGCGCAGGCCCTGCTGGTCTACGGCGAGATCGAGACGGCCCGCAACATGGCGTGCCGGTTGTCGGCACGTTGGCCGGCAGCGAGCCTGGGCGTGCTGGTCTGCGACCTGATCGGCGGTCGCGACAGCGATCTGGCGGTCGATCTCGGACGGGCCGAGGCCGATGCGGCACTCGAACAGTGGCTGACGGCGCTCTGGCGCTCGCGCCGGACGGACCTGATGCGCGCCTTCGCGGAGAACGCCTCCACCGCGACGGACGCCTTCCCCTGGCTGCCAGCGTGGCTCGAGTCGCAGACGGCGGCGCCGACCCATGCCTGA
- a CDS encoding DegT/DnrJ/EryC1/StrS family aminotransferase — protein MTARARTGRPALFGGEPAFSAPRHVGAPSPGDRAALFRRIGEALDRRWLTNRGPLVEEFEGRIAARLGVGHCVAMCNGTTALEIAVRALGLSGEVILPSFTFVATAHALQWQRITPVFCDIEPDGYNIDPARIAALVTPRTTGIIGVHLFGRPAQVEALQRVADRHGLALLFDAAHAFGCTRRGRPVGGFGRCEVLSFHATKLVNSGEGGAVVTDDAGLARKVRLMQNFGFEGLDRVVHIGINGKMNEMAAAMGLTSLEAEAGLVETNRRRHETYRRLLREIPGLDLMGYDAREDSNRQYAIVEIDRCAAGLSRDQLVELLHAENVLARRYFHPGCHRMEPYRSLYPHAGHLLPRTERVCGRVLALPTGGAVSASDVTRICSLLDDFVAHAPEIRAGWAARPGKGGGARG, from the coding sequence ATGACTGCCCGCGCAAGGACCGGGCGACCGGCCCTTTTCGGCGGCGAGCCGGCCTTCTCGGCTCCCCGCCACGTCGGTGCGCCCAGCCCCGGCGACCGCGCTGCGCTCTTCAGGCGCATCGGCGAGGCTCTGGACCGCCGCTGGCTGACCAACCGCGGCCCCCTGGTGGAGGAGTTCGAGGGCCGGATCGCCGCGCGGCTCGGCGTCGGCCACTGCGTCGCCATGTGCAACGGCACTACGGCGCTGGAGATCGCCGTGCGGGCGCTGGGGCTCTCCGGCGAGGTCATCCTGCCCTCGTTCACCTTCGTGGCGACCGCGCACGCCCTGCAATGGCAGCGCATCACCCCCGTCTTCTGCGACATCGAGCCCGACGGCTACAATATCGATCCGGCCCGGATCGCCGCGCTCGTCACGCCGCGCACCACGGGCATCATCGGGGTCCATCTCTTCGGCCGGCCGGCGCAGGTCGAGGCCCTGCAGCGCGTGGCCGACCGTCACGGCCTGGCGCTGCTCTTCGATGCGGCGCACGCCTTCGGCTGCACTCGCCGCGGCAGGCCGGTCGGGGGCTTCGGACGCTGCGAGGTGCTGAGCTTCCACGCCACCAAGCTCGTCAATTCCGGCGAGGGCGGCGCCGTCGTCACCGACGACGCCGGGCTGGCGCGCAAGGTGAGGCTCATGCAGAACTTCGGCTTCGAGGGGCTCGATCGCGTCGTCCATATCGGCATCAACGGCAAGATGAACGAGATGGCCGCGGCGATGGGACTGACCTCCCTGGAGGCCGAGGCCGGGTTGGTGGAGACGAACCGCCGCCGTCACGAGACCTACCGCAGGCTCCTGCGGGAGATTCCGGGCCTGGACCTGATGGGTTACGACGCGCGGGAAGACAGCAACCGGCAGTATGCGATCGTGGAGATCGACCGGTGCGCGGCCGGACTCTCGCGGGACCAGCTGGTGGAGCTGCTGCACGCGGAGAACGTGCTGGCCAGACGGTACTTCCATCCAGGCTGCCATCGCATGGAGCCGTACCGCTCGCTGTATCCACACGCCGGACATCTCCTGCCGCGCACCGAACGGGTCTGCGGACGCGTGCTGGCGTTGCCGACCGGCGGCGCCGTGAGCGCGTCCGACGTGACCCGCATCTGCTCCCTGCTGGACGACTTCGTCGCCCACGCGCCGGAGATCCGAGCCGGCTGGGCGGCGAGGCCCGGGAAGGGAGGCGGCGCGCGTGGCTGA
- a CDS encoding glycosyltransferase, whose amino-acid sequence MADVLLNVGCGDEPLPGFVNLDLGRDADLALDVRRGLPCADNTVDAIHSEHFIEHLTQAELMSFLRECRRVLVPGGVMRVSTPDLAEMVRCYLADDWLARCGLKAHGYDWLANPCEMLNVGMRDWDHKWVVDERELTRLADLAGLASLGRRESGASDRPHLRGLETRAGAHLIMEFRKPPPADGCPVPLVSVLIPAYNPRFFAEALDSACRQTWSNLEILVGDDSGGPEIERLALARMSADPRIFYHRNPGNLGEAENYRELLARARGEYVKCLADDDLLEPSCVEVMADVLARHHDVSLVSAYRKLIDERGEVLPDTFNKPLAEIDVRLTGTNAAILLLARKQNLIGEPTSAMFRRRDLAAVRPSPMSFAGRRAPMNGDVAMWLNLLSKGDLVLLATSLSRFRQHEGQSCRIEEFVRRAETAWSYVREDARRLGLWKGYAPPCGHVDAAELDPAAGATAPEVSLLVREAGGLPELLSALSALAREELAYPHEYVFGGAGPDPATRTYLARAAAGAANLVLPRDSTGDAVAAAVGTAGGTYLVVLEPRELPPRGWLDATLRALASRDDLAALSLSPRGPLALRAAAWHLTGLEDSVFGAADWADAVGARIEAAGLVAERAASGAGVGAGAP is encoded by the coding sequence GTGGCTGACGTGCTGCTGAACGTGGGCTGCGGCGACGAGCCGCTGCCCGGTTTCGTGAATCTCGATCTCGGCCGCGACGCCGACCTCGCGCTGGACGTGCGGCGCGGTCTGCCCTGCGCCGACAACACGGTCGACGCGATCCACAGCGAACACTTCATCGAACACCTGACGCAGGCCGAACTGATGTCCTTCCTGCGCGAGTGCCGCCGCGTCCTGGTACCCGGCGGCGTCATGCGCGTCTCCACGCCGGACCTGGCGGAGATGGTCCGCTGCTACCTCGCCGACGACTGGCTCGCGCGTTGCGGCCTGAAGGCCCACGGCTACGACTGGCTGGCGAATCCCTGCGAGATGCTGAACGTCGGCATGCGCGACTGGGACCACAAATGGGTGGTCGACGAGCGGGAACTGACGCGCCTGGCCGACCTGGCCGGTCTCGCGTCCCTGGGCAGGCGCGAGTCCGGCGCCAGCGACCGGCCCCACCTGCGGGGGCTCGAAACGCGCGCGGGAGCGCACCTGATCATGGAATTCCGCAAGCCGCCCCCGGCGGACGGGTGCCCGGTGCCGCTGGTGAGCGTCCTGATCCCCGCCTACAACCCGCGCTTCTTCGCCGAGGCCCTGGACAGCGCCTGCCGCCAGACCTGGTCGAACCTGGAGATCCTGGTCGGCGACGACAGCGGCGGTCCCGAGATCGAACGGCTCGCGCTGGCGCGCATGTCCGCCGATCCGCGCATCTTCTACCACCGCAACCCCGGGAACCTGGGCGAGGCCGAGAACTATCGCGAGCTGCTCGCGCGCGCCCGGGGCGAATACGTCAAGTGCCTGGCCGACGACGACCTGCTGGAGCCGTCCTGCGTCGAGGTCATGGCGGACGTCCTGGCGCGCCACCACGACGTCAGCCTGGTGTCGGCCTACCGGAAGCTGATCGACGAGCGGGGAGAGGTCCTGCCGGACACCTTCAACAAGCCGCTGGCCGAGATCGACGTGCGGCTGACGGGGACCAACGCCGCCATCCTGCTGCTGGCCCGCAAGCAGAACCTGATCGGAGAGCCGACCAGCGCCATGTTCCGCAGACGCGACCTGGCGGCCGTGCGGCCGTCGCCCATGAGCTTCGCCGGCCGGCGCGCGCCGATGAACGGCGACGTCGCCATGTGGTTGAACCTGTTGAGCAAGGGCGATCTGGTCCTGCTCGCGACGTCCCTGAGCCGGTTCCGGCAACACGAGGGCCAGTCGTGCCGCATCGAGGAATTCGTGCGGAGGGCGGAAACGGCCTGGAGCTACGTGCGGGAGGACGCTAGGCGTCTGGGGCTCTGGAAGGGATACGCGCCACCCTGTGGACATGTGGACGCCGCGGAACTGGATCCGGCCGCCGGCGCGACCGCGCCGGAGGTCTCGCTGCTGGTGCGCGAAGCCGGTGGTCTGCCCGAGCTGCTGTCCGCGCTCTCGGCCCTGGCGCGGGAGGAACTCGCCTACCCGCACGAATATGTCTTCGGCGGGGCGGGTCCGGATCCTGCAACGCGGACATACCTGGCGCGGGCCGCAGCCGGCGCCGCCAACCTGGTGCTACCGCGCGACAGCACGGGCGATGCGGTGGCCGCTGCCGTCGGTACGGCGGGCGGTACGTACCTGGTGGTGCTGGAGCCGCGGGAATTGCCGCCGCGAGGCTGGCTCGACGCGACCCTCCGCGCTCTCGCCTCTCGCGACGATCTGGCGGCCCTTTCGCTCTCGCCGCGCGGGCCGCTGGCGCTGCGCGCCGCCGCCTGGCACTTGACCGGCCTGGAAGACAGCGTCTTCGGCGCTGCCGACTGGGCGGATGCCGTCGGCGCGCGGATCGAAGCCGCCGGCCTGGTCGCCGAACGCGCCGCATCCGGGGCGGGCGTCGGCGCGGGCGCCCCCTGA
- a CDS encoding ferrous iron transport protein A, producing the protein MTLDTLQAGASAKLLDIDPCNGLRLRLMEMGLTPGADVSVLRVAPFGDPIEILVRGTRLSIRKREAALIRCRTT; encoded by the coding sequence ATGACGCTCGATACCTTGCAGGCCGGCGCCTCCGCGAAATTGCTGGACATCGATCCCTGCAACGGCCTCCGCCTGCGCCTGATGGAAATGGGGCTCACGCCCGGCGCCGACGTCTCGGTGCTCCGGGTAGCTCCCTTCGGCGACCCCATCGAGATCCTGGTGCGCGGTACGCGGCTGTCCATCCGCAAGCGCGAAGCGGCGCTCATCCGCTGCCGGACGACCTGA